From the Mycobacterium sp. 155 genome, the window TCAAGGGCGGGGTGGGCAAGACCACCATCACCGCGACGCTGGGCGCCACGTTCGCCTCGATCCGCGGCGACCGGGTGGTGGCTGTCGACGCCAACCCGGACCGGGGCACGCTGAGCCAGAAGGTTCCGTTGGAAACCGCCGCGACGGTGCGTCATCTGCTGCGCGACGCTGAGGGCATCGAGCGCTACAGCGACGTGCGGGCCTACACCTCACAGGGGCCGAGCCGGCTGGAGGTGCTCGCTTCGGAAAGCGATCCCGCGGTGTCGGAGGCGTTCAGTTCCGACGACTACACGCGCACCCTGGAGGTGCTGGAGCGGTTCTACAGTGTGGTGCTGACGGATTGCGGTACCGGACTGATGCATTCGGCGATGGCGGCCGTGTTGTCCAAGGCCGACGTGCTGATCGTGATCAGCTCCGGTTCGGTCGATGGGGCACGCAGTGCGTCGGCGACGCTGGACTGGCTCGACGCGCACGGCCATCAGGATTTGGTGCGCAATTCGGTCGCGGTGGTCAACGCGGTGCGCCCACGGTCAGGCAAGGTGGATTTGTCGAAGGTGGTGGATCACTTCTCACGGCGCTGCCGGGCGGTGCGGTTGGTGCCGTTCGATCCGCATCTGGAGGAGGGAGCCGAGATCAGCCTGGAGCGGCTCAAGCCGAAGACCCGGGAGGCGCTCATCGAGTTGGCTGCAGTGGTGGCCAGCGACTTTGCCAAGTCGCGGCGGCATCGCAGCGAACTGCGCGGCTGACCTGACGGCTACGGCCGCGGGTTGTCACCGTGTCCGAGTCGGCGCAGGAAATCAGGATCGTCGTCGGGGCCGATGACACGGGTCTTGGATCTGTTCGCTGTCACCCGCGTCAGTCGCCAGCCGACGTAGACCAGGCAACTCAACACGAGTAACAGGAGTAGGTAAGCCACTCGAGAAACCTCCTTTACCTGAATATACGCGTGGTCGGTAGGCTCGGGTTGTGTCAGCAAGTCGTCCGGCGGCCCGCTTGGTTGTCGATGTGTTGGTCTATGTCGGGGCCCGGCTCGCGCTTGTCGCGGTGTTGACGGCAGTGATCTTCGGTGGTGGGCACCTGCTCGGGGTCCGCGAATTCCCGATCGTGGTGGCGTTGTTGTTCGCCCTGGTGATCGCGCTGCCGTTGGGTATCTGGCTGTTTCGCCCGCTGCGGGAGCGTGCCACTGCGTCCATAGCGGCTCTCGACGAACGCCGGCGTCAGGATCGCGAACAACTGCAGGCGCGGCTGCGCGGCGAAGACCCAAAGTCGTGAGGGAGGCTTTCGGCGCCGAATTCGCCGGGGCCGAAGGGTTTCTCAACACACCGACGTTCGGGCTGCCGCCCCAGTTCCAGCTGGAAGCCCTGCAGCGGTGTCTCACCGGCTGGCAGTCCGGGACGATGGACGCCGCGTCGTTCGATGAACCCGTACGGGCCGGGCGCACGGGCTACGCGCGGCTAGCCGGGGTTCCGGTCGAGTCGGTGGCCATGGCAGGCAATGTGTCGGCCGCACTGGGACTGGTGGCAGCCGCTATTCCCGATGGCAGCCGGGTCGCCGTGCTCGCGGGCGAATTCACCAGCACCACCTTCCCGTTCGCCGCGCAGGGCCGCGGTGTGACGGTCACCGAACTCGCTCCCGACGATCTGCTGCACAGCGCCGCCGACTTCGACGTGGTATCGGTCAGCCTTGTGCAGTCGGCCGACGGTGCGGTGCTCGATCTGGCGGCCCTGCGCACGGCTGTGCAGGGCACCGACACCCTCACCGTGGTCGACCTCACACAGGCCCTTGGCTGGGCATGTCCCGATGTGGGTTGGGCAGATGTCACAGTGGCCGCGGTGTACAAGTGGCTGCTGTCACCACGGGGCACCACCTGGATGTCGTTGAGCGAGCGCGTGGCTGCGACCATGACGCCGCACGCGGCGAACTGGTATGCGGGCGAGCAGCCCTGGCAGTCGATCTACGGGCTGCCGCTGCGGCTGGCTGCCGACGCTCGCCGGTTCGACACCTCGCCGGCCTGGTTCAGTGTGCTCGGAGCCGGGCTGGCGCTGCCGTGGCTGGCGTCGCTGGATCAGGTCGCGGTCAAACACCACGTCGTCGGACTGGCCAATCGGTTGCGCGCCGAAATCGGGCTGCCCCAGCAGGATTCGGCGATCGTATCGATTCCGATCGCCGATGCGGCAGACCGGTTGCAGCGGGCCGGGATTCGTGCGTCGATCCGGGCCGGCGCCGTGCGCGTGGGCTTTCACCTCTACAACAACGACAATGATCTGGATCGGCTGCTCGATGCGTTGGGGGTTCACGGCTAACTATCTGCCGTGACGAATGCCGAGCCCTTCTCGCGGTCCAGGTAGGTGGTGGCTTTGTTCTTCAGGAAGAACAGGTACACCACCAGAGAGATCGCGATGCACAACGTGACGTAGGCGATGAACAGAGGTACCTGGTCCTTTTCCTTGAGGGCCTGGTAGATCACCGGCGCGGTGCCGCCGAATATCGAATTGGCCAGTGCGTAGCCGACTCCCACGCCGAGTGCCCGCACATGGGCGGGGAACAGTTCGGATTTCACCAGCGCGTTGATCGACGTGTAGCCGGTCAGCAGCACGTAGCTGACCGCGACGAGCAGGAACGACATGACGGGCGAACGGGTTTGGGGTAGGTAGGTGAAGAGGACGTAGGTGTAGACGACGCCGCCGAACCCGAAGAACAGCAACAGCGGTTTGCGTCCCACCTTGTCACTGATGATTCCGCCGACCGGTTGGATCGCCATCAGAAAGATCAACCCGATGAGGTTGATCCAGGTGGCGGTCATGGCCTGGTCCTTGTAGGTGGCCTTGACGATCGCCGGGGCGTTGACGCTGTAGGCGTAGAACGCGATGGTGCCGCCCATGGTGATCAGGAAGCACAGCAGCAGCGGTTTCCAATAGCGGGTGAGCAGCTCGCTCATCGACCCGGAGCTGTTGTCCTGCCCGGCTTTAATCGCCTCGAGTTGCTCCTGCGACAGCGACTCGTCCATCGTGCGGCGCAGCCAGAACACCACGACTGCGGCGACGCCGCCGACGGCAAAGGCGATGCGCCAACCGAATTGGCTCACCTGTGCGGTGCTGAACGCGGTCAGGATGATCAGCAGCGTGAACTGGGCGAGCACATGGCCGCCGACCAGCGTGACGTATTGGAAAGACGAGAAGAAGCCGCGGCGTTCCCGCGTCGCGGCTTCGGACATGTAGGTGGCCGACGTGCCGTACTCGCCACCGGTGGCGAACCCCTGCACCAGCCGGCACAGTATGAGGACGATCGGGGCGGCCGCACCGATGCTGTCACGGGCCGGTACCAAGGCGATGACCAGGGAGCACAGTGCCATCAGCGACACACTGAAGGTCAGCGCGGCGCGTCGGCCACGGCGGTCGGCGAACCGGCCGAAGAACCACGAGCCGATCGGCCGCGTGACGAACGTGACGGCGAAGATCGCGTAGATGTAGACCGTCGAGTTCTGGTCGGCCGGATCGAAGAACTGCTTCTCGAAGTACGTGGCGAACACGGTGTAGACGTAGACGTCATACCACTCGACGAGGTTGCCCGACGATCCCCTGATCGTGTTCCAGATGGCCCGACGGGTCGCCGCCCGGCCTGATGGCGGTGGCGGCTGTGCGGTCGAAACGGTCATGCTCGTCTCCAGACGGTCGGCCGGTCGAGGAGCAACGTTAGTGGAATGCAGTGCCGCCGTGGGCCAACTTTCTCCCCGCGAGCAGACACTGCGGTCCCCGACACGCCGGCTTTCCAGTACTGCCATGTCTGCTCGCGGGTACAACCCGGCCAATCACCCGGCCAATGCGGCGCCGTCGAGGTGCCACAGGACCCGACGCACCAACTCTTCGGGACGCCGGCGGATATCGTCGGTCACCGCGGAGACAGTGCTCCAGCCACACTCCCGCAACCGCGCGGTCTTCAGCCGGTCGTGTTTGAAGCCCTCAGGAGTGGCGTGCCATTCCACGCTGTCGTATTCGGCGGCCACTTTCGCGTCGGGCCAGGCAAAATCCACCCGCCACCGGTCACCGTGGCGATCGATGATCTCGTATTGCAGCTCAGGGCGTGGCACGCACCAGTCGATGAACACCAGTCGCATCTCGCTTTCCATCGGCGACTCGGCTCTGGCGTCGGCGTGCGCCAACAGGTCTCGCACGGCGACGATGCCCCTACGTCCTTTCTGCTCACGCACCGCGGAGTCCAATTCCGCGGTGCCGCAGGCGCCCACGTGCAGGGCGGCGTCGAGGATCGCGAGCGCACGCGGCCGGCGCAGGGTGCGGGCGAGCTCGACGGCCGTCCACGCGGGGGTTGTCGCCAGCCGGCCGGAGACGCGTTTCAACGGTGCGCCAACGCGTTGGTGCACCATCAAACCGTCGTCGGGGCGGATCCGAAGTCCGGGATCGAGGATGTGAACGCGGTCGTCGTGCTCGGTGTCGAATCCGTAGAGTTCTGCAGCGGTGTTCATGCAGGCCACGATCGGCATCGAGGTGAGGATGTCCAGGGCCGCAAGTCGATCGAATGTGCCGGGCACGTGGTCGGAGTAGACGCCACGACACACCCGCAGAATTTGCCCTGAGCGTACAAGTGCCGCAAGCGTCTTGCGTGACATGACCGATCTCAACTGCGCTGTGCTGGCTACTCCGCCGTTGATGGCGAACAGGTTCTCGAGATCGATCGCGGCTCTGGGCATCCTTCGATGCTGGCTGTCCTACTGCCTGCGACTGAAGTGGCCGAGAGCAATCTGTGGATAACCTGCCGAACTTCTTCGGCGAGCAGACGTGGCGGCACCGCAACTACGGCGTGTCAAGTACCCGAGTGTCTGCTCGCGCTAGAAAGTCAGCGCCAACGACACCGTGACGGCCCATACCAGCATGGTCAGCCCGGTGTCGCGCAGCACGGGGATCAGCCCCGCGCCGCCGCTGCCACCCCGCACGGGCCGAGCCGCGCGAACCGCGAGCGGCGCAGCCAGCAGCCCAACCAGACACCACGGCGTGGCGGCGGTCAGCGTCAGCGTCCCGATCAGGGCCACGACCAGCAGCACCTGGTACAGCACCCGCGTGCGGGCATCGCCGAGCCGCACGGCCAGCGTGATCTTGCCCGACTCCGCGTCGGTCGGGATGTCGCGCAGATTGTTGGCCACCAGCACCGCCGACGACAGCGAACCCATCACCACGGCCATCACCACGCCCACCCAGTCGATCCGCAGTGCCTGGGTGTACTGCGTGCCCAGCACTGCGACCAGCCCGAAGAAGACGAAGACCGCGACCTCGCCCAACCCGAGGTAGCCGTAGGGCTTCTTGCCGCCGGTGTACAGCCACGCCCCGGCGATACATACCGCGCCGACGGCGATCAGCCACGGCGCGCTGACGGCGGCCAGCACCAAGCCCGCGACGGCACCCACCGCCAAACTCAGAAGCGCCGCGGTCAGCACCGCGCGGGGTGACGCCACCCGGGAACCCACCAGCCGCAGCGGACCGGACCGCACGTCGTCGGTGCCGCGGATGCCATCGCTGTAGTCGTTGGCGTAGTTGACGCCGACGATCAGGGCCAGGGCAACCACCAGGGCCAGCAGCGCTTTCCACCACACCGCCGCGCCGAGCCACGCCGCCGCGCCGGTACCGGCGATCACAGGTGAGACGGCGTTGGGCAAGGTGCGGGGCCGGGCGCCCTCGATCCATTGCGCGAAACTGGCCACGGCCGCCATCGTATGAGTACTCCGGCGAGCCGACCTACACTGGCGGCATGAATGACCGGCTCAGCAAGACCGAGATCAGCAAGGACGTGCTGCAGGAATCCGTCGAGGCGGTGGCGTCGACGGTGGGCGAGGTGACCCACATCATCACCACCGCAGTCAAGGATGTGGCCTCGGCCATCGGCGGCTTGGCCACCGACGCGTTCGAGATCCGCGACAACGCCCGGAAAGCCCGGGCCCAGCTCGACGACGACCTCGACAGGGACCTTGACGACGACCTCCCGGCGGACGTCGAAGAGAGCCGCCCCGAGGGCCCCGACAACAAGACCGACTAGTGCTCGGAGTCGTCGGCGGCAGCGGCTTCTATACGTTCTTCGGCTCTGATGCGCGCAGCGTCAGCTTGGACACCCCCTACGGTGAGCCGAGCGCGCCCATCACGGTCGGCACCGTCGGTCGGCACGAGGTGGCGTTCCTCCCGAGACACGGCGTCAACCATGAGTATTCGCCGCACACGGTGCCGTACCGGGCGAACATGTGGGCACTGCGGGCGTTGGGAGTGCGACGCATTTTCGGGCCGTGTGCGGTCGGCAGCCTGACCCCCGACCTCGGACCGGGTTCGATGGCGGTACCCGATCAGCTGGTCGACCGCACCAGCGGGCGTCCCGACACCTACTTCGATTCCGGCGGAATCCACGTCAGCTTCGCCGACCCGTACTGTCCGACGCTGCGCGCCGCGGCAGCCGGGCTGCCCGGTGTGGTCGACGGCGGAACCATGGTGGTGATCCAGGGGCCGCGGTTCTCCACCCGCGCCGAGAGCCGATGGTTCGCAAACCAGGGTTTCCGCCTGGTCAACATGACCGGATACCCCGAGGCAGTGCTGGCACGTGAACTCGAGATGTGTTACGCGGCCATCGCTTTGGTGACCGATCTGGACGCGGGCATCGAGGCCGGGGGAGGGGTGCGCACGGTCGACGTGTTCGCCGAATTCGAACGCAACATCGTGCCGTTCAAAAAGCTCGTGCACGAGGCGCTCGAGGCCGTCGACGTCGAGCGCACCTGCACGCACTGCCTGGCCCACGACGGGGTGAAGCTGCCCTTCGAGTTG encodes:
- a CDS encoding MinD/ParA family protein; protein product: MSESESTEHPASDTVDVSANTPDEPTLSHAAPPPAHVVDQPTPAASGFRGQQRFSDPSTSAGPPPEWTAPTPPHGVPVVATPVDGVPQPMPAQPDFSSPYRDLSTTALLGQRKDPPSSGWRKWLYVSTFKLVNVGESPKVNHHNDLLAQVRQPLHGCYRIALLSLKGGVGKTTITATLGATFASIRGDRVVAVDANPDRGTLSQKVPLETAATVRHLLRDAEGIERYSDVRAYTSQGPSRLEVLASESDPAVSEAFSSDDYTRTLEVLERFYSVVLTDCGTGLMHSAMAAVLSKADVLIVISSGSVDGARSASATLDWLDAHGHQDLVRNSVAVVNAVRPRSGKVDLSKVVDHFSRRCRAVRLVPFDPHLEEGAEISLERLKPKTREALIELAAVVASDFAKSRRHRSELRG
- a CDS encoding DUF4229 domain-containing protein, with translation MSASRPAARLVVDVLVYVGARLALVAVLTAVIFGGGHLLGVREFPIVVALLFALVIALPLGIWLFRPLRERATASIAALDERRRQDREQLQARLRGEDPKS
- a CDS encoding aminotransferase class V-fold PLP-dependent enzyme, which gives rise to MREAFGAEFAGAEGFLNTPTFGLPPQFQLEALQRCLTGWQSGTMDAASFDEPVRAGRTGYARLAGVPVESVAMAGNVSAALGLVAAAIPDGSRVAVLAGEFTSTTFPFAAQGRGVTVTELAPDDLLHSAADFDVVSVSLVQSADGAVLDLAALRTAVQGTDTLTVVDLTQALGWACPDVGWADVTVAAVYKWLLSPRGTTWMSLSERVAATMTPHAANWYAGEQPWQSIYGLPLRLAADARRFDTSPAWFSVLGAGLALPWLASLDQVAVKHHVVGLANRLRAEIGLPQQDSAIVSIPIADAADRLQRAGIRASIRAGAVRVGFHLYNNDNDLDRLLDALGVHG
- a CDS encoding MFS transporter; translation: MTVSTAQPPPPSGRAATRRAIWNTIRGSSGNLVEWYDVYVYTVFATYFEKQFFDPADQNSTVYIYAIFAVTFVTRPIGSWFFGRFADRRGRRAALTFSVSLMALCSLVIALVPARDSIGAAAPIVLILCRLVQGFATGGEYGTSATYMSEAATRERRGFFSSFQYVTLVGGHVLAQFTLLIILTAFSTAQVSQFGWRIAFAVGGVAAVVVFWLRRTMDESLSQEQLEAIKAGQDNSSGSMSELLTRYWKPLLLCFLITMGGTIAFYAYSVNAPAIVKATYKDQAMTATWINLIGLIFLMAIQPVGGIISDKVGRKPLLLFFGFGGVVYTYVLFTYLPQTRSPVMSFLLVAVSYVLLTGYTSINALVKSELFPAHVRALGVGVGYALANSIFGGTAPVIYQALKEKDQVPLFIAYVTLCIAISLVVYLFFLKNKATTYLDREKGSAFVTADS
- a CDS encoding type IV toxin-antitoxin system AbiEi family antitoxin domain-containing protein, which codes for MPRAAIDLENLFAINGGVASTAQLRSVMSRKTLAALVRSGQILRVCRGVYSDHVPGTFDRLAALDILTSMPIVACMNTAAELYGFDTEHDDRVHILDPGLRIRPDDGLMVHQRVGAPLKRVSGRLATTPAWTAVELARTLRRPRALAILDAALHVGACGTAELDSAVREQKGRRGIVAVRDLLAHADARAESPMESEMRLVFIDWCVPRPELQYEIIDRHGDRWRVDFAWPDAKVAAEYDSVEWHATPEGFKHDRLKTARLRECGWSTVSAVTDDIRRRPEELVRRVLWHLDGAALAG
- a CDS encoding 1,4-dihydroxy-2-naphthoate polyprenyltransferase, yielding MASFAQWIEGARPRTLPNAVSPVIAGTGAAAWLGAAVWWKALLALVVALALIVGVNYANDYSDGIRGTDDVRSGPLRLVGSRVASPRAVLTAALLSLAVGAVAGLVLAAVSAPWLIAVGAVCIAGAWLYTGGKKPYGYLGLGEVAVFVFFGLVAVLGTQYTQALRIDWVGVVMAVVMGSLSSAVLVANNLRDIPTDAESGKITLAVRLGDARTRVLYQVLLVVALIGTLTLTAATPWCLVGLLAAPLAVRAARPVRGGSGGAGLIPVLRDTGLTMLVWAVTVSLALTF
- a CDS encoding S-methyl-5'-thioadenosine phosphorylase yields the protein MLGVVGGSGFYTFFGSDARSVSLDTPYGEPSAPITVGTVGRHEVAFLPRHGVNHEYSPHTVPYRANMWALRALGVRRIFGPCAVGSLTPDLGPGSMAVPDQLVDRTSGRPDTYFDSGGIHVSFADPYCPTLRAAAAGLPGVVDGGTMVVIQGPRFSTRAESRWFANQGFRLVNMTGYPEAVLARELEMCYAAIALVTDLDAGIEAGGGVRTVDVFAEFERNIVPFKKLVHEALEAVDVERTCTHCLAHDGVKLPFELP